A region of the Pseudorasbora parva isolate DD20220531a chromosome 18, ASM2467924v1, whole genome shotgun sequence genome:
ttgattcattattagtcacaggtgaagctcatatgacaaggtgacaacacttatgtctttgcaaaaattgactcagtgggctttaccaagctgtgaatattagaatactttttgaaagtttagtttttcactgaaacattatcacaaaagctggtggaattaaaatgagccatttcttgtaaaaaaatcttgattagaaatatatttcagcggcactttaggtcagtttgtacacaagcgacaagacttttgtcagggactgtagagtagtattgcatccttcatatctccgaaaagtctttagttttattacatttataaaaaaaaaagggctGTACCGagtgtttccagaaaaaaacgagcgcctggaggcgtatcgtgtgggcggagctaaataatgatgAGCGCACAAAGCAaggatgtcctcaagcgtggagaagcccatggctatcgagctcagctaatagatatatgatccagaatcattcggaggctgaaataaattgaacaggagaagcagcagcagcaggacgtccgtctctggtatgtactgtatttagtggcctgtcaacatttgtgtgcgtTTACAAAATGGCAGCAgtgattcccccaaggggaagtacttagggaagtttgcaagtgcatgTCAAAGGGGAGAGGAACACAGCATGAGctggagaacagacactacaattaaatactgaacgtgtctgttcaatataatgatcaAATCACCatgtgagtctcacagcactaactgcaggagtcagattacatttatcaTAAaggagctgatgagctctcgtgatgagagctgaggttaTCGTCAAAACAAGTTctcagtctggtgcgttttcaGTTGATGCCTTtagaagcttaactttcatagaaattagaGACGTTAAAACagttacattgcttagcattggtctgtttaaatgaatgcctgcagctgcaagCTGAACTGTGAAACTGAGCACaccaaaattgtcaaaaatcgTGTCTACCACATGTTTGACgcatgaacattttgaatccggTTGCATGTCCGCAGCAAATTGGACAggcataaaaaaaattgagcatTTGAAGTGAGAGCGATGCATGTTAAAGATGCTCCAGGTGAAACGGGTCCTAAAACGCCACTCTGactcttcatttaaaaaaaaaaaaaaaaaaaatatatatatatatatatatatgtattaagGATTAACAGACACATGTGGTTTAGACAACATACCACCTGGATTATCTTCATTGcatgtaaatttaaataaaattaggaAACTTTGGGGGCTTTAGGAAACATTTGAATAtgctccagggtttctactggtacagagccatatgctaattgctgaagtaaccctatGGTCTTATGCTATCAGACTTGCAAAGGTACAGAAGGACTGGCAGGGTCAGAGGCAGAATGAGGCACTGTCCAAGTCCAAAGCAGTTAAACCAGACACAAAGGAAAACCAGTCAGATACAAGCAAGAATTGATGTCAGCTTTATTGAGGAACTTTCTTTTGCCCTTGAACCACCACAGGACCAAGTGTAGCCTTGCCTTCCCACTGAACACCTAGAGAGAGGAGAGCCAGGTTAGAGCACTTAAAACGTCAAACGCGACCTTAAGAGCAAAAGTTACTAACCTCCATAGGGAGAAGCAGCAATTCCACCATCAGGACCACATGTTGAGTCACAGCAACCACAAACTTGGTCATTTCCATCAGCAGCAAACCACCTGAACCAAGACAAAGACACCACCTTCAACATGAGCAAAGTCagctttaaaataagataaagtgCAACGTACCCATTGGCAAATGAACAGGATTTGTGCTGAGCATCACTGGGTGCAGAAGCAATAGTTGCCTTCACAACACATGTTATGTAGATCTGCAAGGGATGACAGACACGTCAGAAAACCAAAGATGATGGGAAGAGAAGTCGAATTAACTCGAATTGATATGCGTAGTACATACAGAAGGACTGGAGCTCTCCTGGAACACGAACGCCTCCAGCTGGATCTGGACCTTGTCAACCTGGGACCGAGGCATGAAGCGGGAGCTGGAAGCTGTAGCCTTGGCATCCACAAAGCACCTGAAGACAAAGAGCAACTCAACTATAGAGAAAATGAGCAACTAGACCCTAGCCATGACTGGTTAAAAAGCAACCAAAACGGTCCTGTAGCATCAAGGGCCATGACCTTACCCATAATTCTCAATGAAGGAATATCTCGGAAGGGAGTTCACGTCAGGCCCTTGAGTGGCCACACAGCtgtccacaaacacacgcaGAGGCACATGATTGTACTGCTTCACAGATGCCTCAATGTTAATAATGCCACCCAGGAAATAGATGGATGAAGGTCTCTGACTGGACCAATCATCTACAGAGAAAGAGGGAacattttagaaaaataaaaaataaatccttATTCTTGTTTATCAAAAACCTGTACCAACCCATCATAAGCTTCAGGGAGAACACCAAGGCTTCTTCACCAACCTCCGTTGAGGCATAAGGGACCCATGTTGGCCTCAAGGCATCACTGCTTACATTCTGAAGCCTGTGGTTCATTAAAGGACCCATTAAATGAGCTCCCCGTTGCACGAGAGGAAGTGAAAGTCACAGACCACTTACCTTTGATAGTGGCATTGAACACCAACAACTGCACCCTCGACCCGGGTAATCGGAGTACCTGCAAGAGCCTCAGGGGTGTAGGTAAGAGAGAAGGTGTAGACAAGCTCATCCTCATTCATCTGGAAGAGATTGAAGTAGTTAAAACAACTGTTCCTCACTAAGATGATTGGgtgaaccacccctttaagaaaggTTTATACCAGCTGCCCTGGCATTGCAAATACAACAGCCATGTGAACTGACACTCCTTGAGGACTTTGGATATCCTCAACTAGAATAAACAGATTCAGGAGTACTTACCATCTGCACGCTGTTGCAGTCCTGTAACTCATACTCAAAGATGAGCACCTTAGACTGAGAGTCCTGACCAACAACAGGACAGCCGCCTAAAGACAGGCCAGTTGGCTGGATCAAATGACCATTGCTAAACAAGTCCTGCTGGACCTCTACAAGAACCCGGTTCTCTCCGCATTGAACCGCTACGCTGCTGGGAGTCACGGGTTGCCTCAACTGGAAGTTCACCGCCAACTCGCTCTGCAGCTCGGGAACAATGGGATACTTCCAATCCAAAGGCTTCACTGGACCCTGCAACAGCTGCTTCTCCTGAAGGCCAAAAGGCTCCTGTGCAAGGCCTCTGGAGGAAGAACCCAAAGGACTCTGAAACTGAGAAGACACTTGCAAAGTGTTCCGGAGCCCTGGAGGAGAAAGGGCAGGACTTCTGGAAGCTGGATCTGATTTTGGACCCATGCTTCTTGGACTTTGACTGTATCTCAAACTTCCCCATGCATTAGGCAGATCAAATGCAACAATCACAACCACCACTAAGACACCTTTCAGAAACTCCATCATAGCAAACTTTGACACAAatgccacaacacacaccagtGCTTGGCTTGGCCATTTTGTACAGCATTGAGTGAAGGTGGCTCCTCCcctttta
Encoded here:
- the LOC137046770 gene encoding zona pellucida sperm-binding protein 3-like gives rise to the protein MGPKSDPASRSPALSPPGLRNTLQVSSQFQSPLGSSSRGLAQEPFGLQEKQLLQGPVKPLDWKYPIVPELQSELAVNFQLRQPVTPSSVAVQCGENRVLVEVQQDLFSNGHLIQPTGLSLGGCPVVGQDSQSKVLIFEYELQDCNSVQMMNEDELVYTFSLTYTPEALAGTPITRVEGAVVGVQCHYQRLQNVSSDALRPTWVPYASTEVGEEALVFSLKLMMDDWSSQRPSSIYFLGGIINIEASVKQYNHVPLRVFVDSCVATQGPDVNSLPRYSFIENYGCFVDAKATASSSRFMPRSQVDKVQIQLEAFVFQESSSPSIYITCVVKATIASAPSDAQHKSCSFANGWFAADGNDQVCGCCDSTCGPDGGIAASPYGGVQWEGKATLGPVVVQGQKKVPQ